A DNA window from Sphaeramia orbicularis chromosome 22, fSphaOr1.1, whole genome shotgun sequence contains the following coding sequences:
- the sertad4 gene encoding SERTA domain-containing protein 4, protein MTLVLSMNPFLDPEGDPPLSTYQPIWESERCKKTCLSNPALPCSSEEQFTREPLCRRVPDHVSVSRIAYFKRKFVEDDDDPPFSFRTYCQTVAPVLEERAHVLRLSLEKMRFIDDPEAFLRRSVLVNNLLRRLRAEILLQSTDWCFPPNPAFTTGPCVLPPSSNPAHQALHGAVPTRICLAPQAGPPLRKRFRMVRGGQGDLRPECAQTCCCIYAAAAAAAAGHYLHLPFSMYDAALSTCPSTPHSSSFFQLASHSKLGLSVAVEDHDDEDEDVEEEEENDEEEEREEEDEEDDDETHHQAGPSLDEVMGTSSQKSRTRTLLGQKHTHTRTEEDSCMTERVDEEEDGEQDEDEEEEDEEEQVTRPCQWDSSATERELHKVSYWHRRGHRQ, encoded by the exons ATGACCCTCGTTTTGTCCATGAATCCTTTTCTGGACCCAGAGGGAGACCCTCCACTCTCCACATACCAGCCCATATGGGAATCAGAACGTTGCAAAAAGACCTGCCTGTCAAACCCTGCCCTTCCATGCAGCTCTGAAGAACAATTTACACGGG AACCCCTCTGTAGGCGGGTTCCTGACCATGTCTCAGTGTCAAGGATTGCATACTTTAAGAGAAAGTttgttgaagatgatgatgacccACCCTTCAGTTTCAGGACTTACTGCCAGACT GTTGCACCAGTTTTGGAAGAGCGTGCCCATGTGCTGCGTCTCTCCCTTGAGAAGATGCGATTTATTGATGACCCTGAGGCCTTTCTCCGGCGCTCTGTCCTTGTTAACAACCTGCTTCGGCGTTTGCGAGCTGAGATCCTGCTCCAGAGTACCGACTGGTGTTTCCCACCCAATCCAGCCTTCACCACCGGCCCCTGCGTTCTCCCACCCTCCTCAAATCCAGCTCACCAGGCACTCCATGGTGCAGTACCAACGAGGATCTGCTTAGCACCCCAGGCTGGACCACCCTTACGGAAGCGTTTCCGAATGGTCCGTGGAGGACAGGGAGATCTGCGTCCTGAATGTGCCCAGACATGTTGTTGCATCTACGCAGCAGCAGCTGCTGCAGCTGCAGGACACTACCTCCACCTCCCATTCTCCATGTACGATGCAGCACTCTCAACCTGCCCATCCACACCACACTCCTCCTCGTTTTTTCAGTTAGCTAGCCATAGTAAGCTAGGGCTGTCAGTGGCTGTAGAGGATCacgatgatgaggatgaagatgttgaggaggaggaggaaaatgatgaagaggaagagagagaagaagaagatgaagaagatgatgatgaaacacATCATCAAGCTGGGCCTTCCCTTGATGAAGTAATGGGTACATCAAGCCAGAAAAGCAGGACTAGGACCTTGCTGGGTCAGAAACATACTCACacaaggacagaggaggacagctGCATGACAGAGAGGGTAGACGAGGAGGAGGACGGAGagcaggatgaagatgaggaggaggaggatgaagaggagcaaGTCACAAGACCTTGTCAGTGGGACTCGAGTGCCACAGAAAGGGAGCTCCACAAGGTTAGCTATTGGCACCGTAGAGGTCACAGACAATGA